One window from the genome of Bacillus mesophilus encodes:
- the fliD gene encoding flagellar filament capping protein FliD, which produces MRISGLASGMDTESIVRDLMKAERIPLNKLKQQKQRLEWQRDGYREMNSLLLSLRNETFNMKLSSKYRVRSVNSTDDNKVTASATSLATESSYSITEIRRLASAATKVNNGSISSSSTNKIDTNKDLYSEQSKLVNSTFNWKAGSVESKTMVAEADRTEFNLELNTTAGTKVVDINNTIVKVDGKSYKVVGTTPANSDEVWVKEDGTLSFKDPIRKGSSVKVDFATNQKIDTYSMTSAFKEIQLSKSSIFEGSPLQIKVGVDSYSTSGTNIIDSANNIVGSIDYKSGKLTFTNEITIPTGQTSLDVSVTYAQNYFSFDMSTFTSKGQINENFLIQGSESLTSTLGKINNSNLGLTAFYDSFSDQVTFTRNETGNYRGADGTTNATLNDPLNHEILTSAGFIDDVLRFSGATETGGDNANFTINGLQTERTTNIFEMSGVTFTLKNKLAMTEPPVSISIKNDTNGVFDNIKSFVDKYNEIITKIQEKTSETFYREYLPLTDEQRESLSDKQQEQWEEKAKSGLLRRDSLLSGVLSQMRTDFYLPVTNSEVDSNFNQLATIGLTTSPNYLEGGKLYLDEAKLKKAIEENPSSVEKLFTSSGSTNGELGIVNRLYNSTKNFMDKITERAGSSLSTNSKFTIGKNLLNIDSRINRFEDKLTRTEDRYWRQFTAMEKAIQRSNEQSMFLMNAFNGGM; this is translated from the coding sequence ATGAGAATCAGTGGACTTGCAAGTGGTATGGATACAGAGTCAATAGTTAGGGATCTAATGAAAGCAGAAAGAATTCCACTTAATAAGTTAAAACAGCAAAAACAAAGGCTAGAATGGCAACGTGACGGTTATCGTGAAATGAACTCATTACTTCTTTCTCTAAGAAATGAAACTTTTAATATGAAGTTATCCTCTAAATATCGGGTTCGTTCAGTTAATAGTACTGACGATAATAAGGTAACTGCATCTGCAACAAGTCTTGCTACTGAATCATCCTACTCTATAACTGAAATAAGAAGACTTGCTTCTGCCGCAACAAAAGTAAATAATGGATCAATTTCCTCCAGTTCTACTAACAAAATTGATACAAATAAGGATTTATATAGTGAACAATCTAAATTAGTAAACTCTACTTTTAATTGGAAAGCTGGAAGTGTAGAAAGTAAAACGATGGTAGCAGAAGCTGATCGTACTGAGTTCAATTTAGAATTAAATACGACAGCAGGAACTAAAGTCGTGGATATTAACAACACTATAGTTAAAGTAGATGGAAAGTCATATAAGGTGGTTGGTACTACACCAGCTAATAGTGATGAGGTTTGGGTTAAAGAGGATGGAACACTTTCATTTAAGGATCCCATTAGAAAGGGGAGTTCCGTTAAGGTTGATTTTGCAACAAATCAAAAAATAGACACCTATAGCATGACTAGTGCTTTTAAAGAAATCCAGTTGAGTAAAAGTTCAATCTTTGAAGGAAGCCCCTTACAAATTAAGGTCGGTGTAGATAGTTATTCTACTTCCGGAACTAACATAATTGATAGTGCAAACAATATTGTGGGTAGTATTGATTATAAAAGCGGAAAATTAACATTTACAAATGAAATTACAATACCAACTGGACAAACATCACTCGATGTCTCAGTTACCTATGCCCAGAATTACTTTTCATTTGATATGTCTACATTTACTTCAAAGGGACAAATTAATGAAAATTTTCTTATACAAGGTTCCGAATCATTAACTAGTACTCTTGGTAAAATTAACAATTCAAATCTAGGATTAACAGCATTTTATGATTCTTTTTCTGATCAAGTAACTTTTACTAGAAACGAGACTGGTAATTACCGGGGTGCGGATGGAACAACCAATGCAACATTAAATGATCCATTAAATCATGAAATTTTAACGTCAGCTGGATTCATTGATGATGTATTACGGTTTTCGGGTGCTACTGAAACAGGCGGTGATAATGCTAATTTTACCATCAATGGACTTCAGACAGAACGGACAACAAATATCTTTGAGATGTCAGGTGTTACTTTCACACTTAAGAATAAGTTGGCTATGACAGAACCCCCTGTATCTATTAGTATCAAGAACGATACAAACGGAGTCTTTGATAATATTAAGTCATTTGTGGATAAATACAATGAAATCATAACTAAAATACAGGAGAAGACTTCCGAAACGTTTTATCGTGAATATTTACCACTAACTGATGAACAACGTGAAAGTTTGTCTGATAAACAACAAGAACAATGGGAAGAAAAAGCTAAAAGTGGTCTGCTAAGAAGAGATTCTTTACTTAGCGGTGTGTTAAGCCAGATGAGAACAGATTTTTATTTACCTGTAACTAACTCAGAAGTAGATTCTAATTTTAACCAGTTAGCAACTATAGGACTAACAACCTCTCCTAATTACTTAGAGGGAGGAAAGCTTTATCTTGATGAAGCTAAGTTAAAAAAGGCAATTGAAGAAAACCCTTCTTCTGTTGAAAAGTTATTTACTAGTTCTGGTAGTACAAACGGTGAATTAGGTATCGTAAATAGATTGTATAATAGTACGAAGAATTTCATGGATAAGATTACTGAACGTGCAGGTTCCTCTTTATCGACAAATAGTAAATTTACAATAGGAAAGAATTTGTTAAATATTGATAGCAGAATTAATAGGTTTGAAGATAAACTTACAAGAACTGAAGACCGCTACTGGAGACAATTTACCGCAATGGAAAAAGCCATCCAACGTTCCAATGAACAATCGATGTTCCTTATGAACGCATTTAACGGAGGCATGTAA
- the flaG gene encoding flagellar protein FlaG: MAIDHLSSNSPRLNLDSKNLNIKTSDKLVIENDKVVNKDRELNESKISKEEIEEVVKQMNQFLLQPNRTSVKFQLHEELKEYYVSVIDEASQEVIREIPSKKLLDVYAAMTEFLGLVVDKKI; this comes from the coding sequence ATGGCGATTGATCATCTTTCTTCTAATAGCCCGAGGCTAAATCTTGATAGCAAAAATTTAAATATTAAGACGTCTGATAAGTTGGTTATAGAAAATGATAAAGTAGTAAATAAAGATCGTGAATTGAATGAATCTAAAATTTCAAAAGAAGAGATAGAAGAAGTAGTTAAGCAAATGAATCAATTTTTATTACAACCTAATCGCACTTCTGTTAAATTCCAACTACATGAAGAGTTAAAGGAATACTATGTAAGTGTAATTGACGAAGCCTCACAGGAGGTTATCCGTGAGATTCCTTCAAAAAAGCTTTTAGATGTTTATGCTGCAATGACAGAGTTCCTAGGATTGGTTGTAGATAAAAAAATATAG
- a CDS encoding methyltransferase domain-containing protein, which produces MLNQDERISKIKKDIEGLINIGKTLDADELLEDLRAILVNDPDFYSMKGVIELIKGNLDIATQLFKKGLTFAPMHYNLNYNLGYIYKEGKQNELAYEYYKNALDFSVTQEETLEAEAVLNDLKNKISPLKRERKRLAFFVKKGLDQFIDEIINNLSIDYQTKKIIVTHIEDIDKGMEWAEICWFDWCDELLIHASKKIKNNKKKIICRLHSYEAFTNNVSSVNWENVDNLIFVSNHIKDYVLKHNILPPDLEIEVIPNGINLDRYKFVEREKGYNIAYVGYINYKKGPMLLLHTFKAIHDSDNRYKLHVAGAFQDPRYELYFKQMISELKLENAIHLYGWVDNINEWLNDKHYILSTSVLEGHPVGVMEAMARGIKPLIHNYVGAKQQFNGYVWDTIEEVVNKVNSTEYSPVEYRDFIDKNYSLASQIDKLHSLLSSFKDFVIDQSLDISDEISDETNNQPSEETVEKFYNNFLSYLKTDRERENPRHIRLKKRLSDIIKEEHTVLDLGCGIGITSEFIKSLGVKEVIGVDLSPELIKYAQETVNNVEFIVGDITMTQLNKKFDIITLCDVIEHIPRDKYQLLFNNISKHLKEDGQVYISIPDPDYLDYVRLKSPKSLQVIDNSITLNEIREFCNSAELNISLYNIFGIDVEYQYNEYLLNKSNVKKWNIFG; this is translated from the coding sequence ATGCTTAATCAAGATGAGCGGATTAGTAAAATAAAAAAAGATATTGAAGGGTTAATTAATATTGGGAAAACGCTTGATGCAGATGAGCTATTAGAAGATTTAAGAGCAATTTTAGTTAATGATCCAGATTTTTATAGTATGAAAGGTGTAATAGAGTTAATTAAGGGGAATTTAGATATTGCTACTCAATTATTCAAAAAGGGGCTTACTTTTGCCCCAATGCATTATAACTTAAATTATAACCTTGGGTATATTTACAAGGAAGGAAAACAAAATGAATTAGCATACGAATATTATAAAAATGCTTTAGATTTTTCAGTAACTCAAGAAGAGACTTTAGAAGCAGAAGCCGTCCTCAATGATTTGAAGAATAAGATTTCGCCTTTGAAAAGGGAGAGAAAAAGGCTTGCATTTTTTGTTAAAAAGGGACTGGATCAATTTATTGATGAAATTATCAATAATCTTTCAATTGATTATCAAACTAAAAAGATAATTGTAACTCATATAGAAGATATTGATAAGGGTATGGAGTGGGCCGAAATTTGTTGGTTTGATTGGTGTGATGAACTATTAATTCATGCTAGTAAAAAGATTAAAAACAATAAGAAAAAAATTATATGTCGACTTCATAGTTATGAAGCATTTACAAATAATGTGAGTTCGGTTAACTGGGAAAATGTTGATAACCTTATTTTCGTATCAAATCATATAAAAGATTATGTACTCAAACATAATATATTACCACCTGATTTAGAAATAGAAGTAATTCCAAATGGTATTAATTTAGACAGATATAAATTTGTGGAAAGAGAAAAGGGTTATAATATTGCCTATGTAGGATATATCAATTATAAAAAGGGACCAATGCTATTATTACACACGTTTAAAGCAATACATGATTCAGATAACAGATATAAACTTCATGTTGCGGGGGCATTTCAAGACCCAAGATATGAATTATATTTTAAGCAAATGATTAGTGAACTAAAACTTGAGAATGCTATTCATCTATATGGATGGGTAGATAATATAAATGAATGGTTAAACGATAAACACTATATCTTGTCGACTAGTGTACTTGAAGGTCATCCGGTAGGTGTCATGGAGGCAATGGCAAGAGGAATAAAACCACTTATTCATAACTATGTTGGGGCAAAACAGCAATTCAATGGATATGTATGGGATACAATTGAAGAAGTTGTAAACAAAGTAAACAGTACAGAATATTCCCCTGTAGAGTACAGGGACTTTATAGATAAGAACTACTCTCTTGCGTCACAAATAGATAAACTACATTCTTTATTAAGTTCCTTTAAGGATTTTGTTATAGATCAATCTTTAGATATTTCGGATGAAATTTCGGATGAAACTAATAATCAACCTTCAGAAGAGACTGTAGAGAAATTTTACAATAACTTTCTTTCATATCTAAAAACAGATAGAGAAAGAGAAAATCCAAGGCACATAAGATTGAAGAAAAGGCTCAGTGATATTATAAAGGAAGAACATACTGTATTAGACTTAGGATGTGGGATTGGGATTACTTCAGAATTCATAAAGTCTCTTGGAGTGAAAGAAGTAATAGGGGTAGACTTATCACCAGAGTTAATTAAATATGCACAGGAGACAGTTAATAACGTAGAATTCATAGTTGGCGACATTACAATGACTCAACTAAATAAGAAGTTTGACATTATCACTTTATGTGATGTTATAGAACATATTCCTAGAGACAAGTACCAACTTCTTTTTAACAATATTTCAAAACATCTTAAAGAGGATGGACAAGTCTATATAAGTATACCTGATCCAGATTATTTGGATTATGTGAGATTAAAAAGTCCTAAAAGTTTGCAAGTTATTGACAACTCAATTACTTTAAATGAGATAAGAGAATTTTGTAATTCTGCTGAGCTAAACATATCATTGTATAATATTTTTGGGATCGATGTTGAGTATCAATATAATGAATACTTGCTTAATAAATCAAATGTTAAAAAGTGGAATATATTTGGATGA
- a CDS encoding glycosyltransferase family 2 protein, translating into MSNIRLSICMMVKNEEDNLRRCLTSIQNLIIKNNVELIIIDTGSTDNTVEIAKEYTEKVFFHEWNNSFSEMRNISISYAKGDWIFILDADEELDNEDNLLKMLEADDILQNYNTIQLLLRNFTTNDKKEFSQIPHMRFYRRTKDFKFSGSVHNQPAYQSPIYTNKYLILNHYGYNSQDKQLMDRKFNRTKTMLENELEREPNNIYYRYQLAQSYSMHNEFENGYKEIVKAYKLLRTNEQKKSFGYVYLTYVNICLQLSKFYEAIEISNEGCSFIDDFIDLYFVSAVSKLKIGMHDGLQEEVDKYLFLFEHLSETTILQNGSIELFRITLESRDLLLRDYSNYLLNRNEDISKKYILMINDALTKDRLLARYYMISENYKSIVELLSLYNNEELHNMIKLIEQEVMKKDKVTQNKIYKIFSSNESLYGRYNFFRISDSNNKKEYVKDFERNLDEIINFPIYWDIFSYLIELDMDRFFNLLKKAQSLKIKEIAKYVINENHELYKTILEYLTKKTLRVNDLHGNRVFLSLAAAFLLEVNKKADSDNYFALYSQYIEAGVNYTKTIFKPEIIKLTYNTLDDSELKLFMIYTIIQELINNKNINPVLKLYKEAVLACPFYSDFLELEVQKLEETIFA; encoded by the coding sequence ATGAGTAACATTAGACTAAGTATTTGTATGATGGTCAAAAATGAGGAAGATAATTTAAGAAGATGTCTGACCAGTATACAAAATTTAATTATAAAAAATAATGTAGAACTAATTATTATTGATACGGGGTCTACAGACAATACTGTCGAAATTGCAAAAGAATATACAGAAAAAGTTTTTTTTCATGAATGGAACAACTCATTTTCGGAAATGAGAAATATATCCATATCTTATGCTAAAGGAGATTGGATTTTCATCTTAGATGCAGATGAGGAATTAGATAATGAAGATAATTTATTAAAAATGTTAGAAGCTGATGATATATTACAGAATTATAATACGATTCAGCTGTTACTAAGAAATTTTACTACAAATGATAAAAAAGAATTTTCACAAATACCCCATATGAGGTTTTATCGTCGTACAAAGGACTTCAAATTTTCAGGTTCTGTTCATAATCAACCGGCCTACCAATCCCCTATCTATACCAATAAATATCTTATATTAAACCATTATGGCTATAATTCACAAGATAAACAGTTAATGGATAGGAAATTCAATAGAACTAAAACTATGCTTGAGAATGAGTTGGAAAGAGAACCTAATAATATATACTATAGGTATCAATTGGCACAGTCTTATAGTATGCATAATGAATTTGAAAATGGTTATAAGGAAATTGTGAAAGCATATAAACTCTTAAGGACTAATGAACAAAAAAAGTCATTTGGGTATGTTTATTTAACATATGTAAACATCTGTCTACAATTGTCAAAGTTCTATGAAGCAATTGAAATATCGAATGAAGGTTGTTCGTTTATTGATGATTTTATAGACCTATATTTTGTTTCTGCAGTTTCTAAGTTGAAAATTGGTATGCATGATGGACTTCAAGAAGAAGTAGATAAGTACCTCTTTCTTTTTGAACATTTGAGTGAAACAACGATTTTGCAAAATGGAAGTATTGAGCTGTTTAGAATCACTTTAGAATCAAGAGATTTATTATTAAGAGATTATTCTAATTACTTGTTAAACCGTAATGAAGATATTAGTAAAAAGTATATATTAATGATTAATGACGCTTTAACAAAAGACAGATTATTGGCAAGATATTATATGATATCGGAAAATTATAAATCTATAGTTGAGTTACTGTCATTATATAATAATGAAGAACTCCACAATATGATTAAACTAATAGAACAAGAAGTTATGAAAAAGGATAAGGTTACTCAAAATAAAATCTATAAAATATTCAGTAGTAACGAGTCGTTATATGGCCGCTATAATTTTTTTAGGATTTCTGATTCCAACAATAAAAAAGAATATGTAAAAGATTTCGAACGTAATTTAGATGAGATCATTAATTTCCCGATTTATTGGGACATTTTTAGCTATCTTATTGAGTTAGACATGGACAGATTTTTTAACTTACTTAAAAAGGCACAGAGTTTAAAAATAAAAGAGATCGCAAAGTATGTAATAAATGAGAATCATGAATTATATAAAACTATACTGGAGTATTTAACAAAGAAAACCTTACGTGTGAATGATTTACATGGAAATAGAGTGTTTTTATCTCTGGCAGCGGCCTTTTTACTAGAAGTAAATAAAAAGGCAGACAGCGATAACTATTTTGCACTTTATAGCCAATATATCGAAGCTGGGGTTAACTATACGAAAACAATTTTTAAACCTGAGATTATAAAATTAACGTATAATACCCTGGATGATTCAGAGTTAAAACTTTTCATGATATACACTATCATTCAAGAGCTAATAAATAATAAAAATATAAACCCTGTTTTAAAGTTGTACAAAGAGGCAGTTTTGGCTTGTCCATTTTACTCAGACTTTTTAGAATTAGAAGTTCAAAAGTTAGAGGAGACAATATTTGCATAA
- the hag gene encoding flagellin Hag, translating to MRINHNIAALNTHRQLNSASTAQSKSMEKLSSGLRINRAGDDAAGLAISEKMRGQIRGWDQASRNAQDGISLIQTAEGALNETHSILQRMRELAVQSANDTNTGTDRGEIQKEINQLTSEINRIGNTTEFNTQKLLNGTKSTTTNAVNFQIGANGLQSMSVAIGDMRSAALTVATSGAATGTTININGTAASVTYTTGTTMVVTNGTNNTAVQRALDVSTHKNATVAVEVFNKAIQTVSAERSKLGASQNRLEHTINNLGTSAENLTAAESRIRDVDMAKEMMTQTKSSILSQAAQAMLAQANQQPQGVLQLLR from the coding sequence ATGAGAATTAATCACAATATTGCAGCTCTTAATACTCACCGTCAGTTAAATAGTGCTTCAACTGCACAATCTAAATCAATGGAAAAGTTATCTTCTGGTCTTCGTATTAACCGTGCAGGTGATGACGCAGCTGGACTAGCAATTTCAGAGAAGATGCGTGGGCAAATCCGTGGTTGGGATCAGGCTTCTCGTAATGCTCAAGATGGTATCTCTTTAATCCAAACAGCTGAAGGTGCTTTAAACGAAACTCACTCAATCCTTCAACGTATGCGTGAATTAGCTGTTCAATCTGCTAACGATACAAATACTGGTACAGATCGTGGAGAAATCCAAAAAGAGATCAACCAATTAACATCTGAAATTAACCGTATCGGTAATACAACAGAGTTCAACACTCAAAAGTTACTAAATGGAACAAAGTCAACAACTACAAACGCTGTAAACTTCCAAATCGGAGCAAATGGTCTACAAAGTATGTCAGTTGCAATTGGTGACATGCGTTCAGCTGCTTTAACTGTTGCTACTTCTGGAGCAGCAACTGGTACTACAATTAACATTAATGGTACTGCAGCATCTGTAACATATACGACTGGAACAACTATGGTTGTTACAAACGGAACAAATAATACTGCTGTTCAACGTGCACTTGATGTATCTACTCACAAAAATGCAACTGTTGCAGTAGAAGTATTTAACAAAGCGATTCAAACTGTATCAGCTGAGCGTTCTAAGCTTGGTGCTTCTCAGAACCGTTTAGAGCACACAATCAATAACCTAGGAACATCTGCTGAAAACTTAACAGCTGCTGAGTCACGTATCCGTGATGTTGACATGGCAAAAGAGATGATGACTCAAACTAAGAGTTCTATTTTATCTCAAGCTGCACAAGCAATGCTTGCACAGGCTAATCAACAACCACAAGGTGTTCTTCAATTACTTCGTTAA
- the csrA gene encoding carbon storage regulator CsrA encodes MLVLTRRTNESIQIGDDIEITILSISGDQVKIGINAPKNIDIHRKEVYLAIQNENNQALSSPLDILKKLNESWNDNN; translated from the coding sequence TTGCTTGTATTAACAAGGAGAACAAACGAATCCATTCAAATTGGTGATGATATCGAAATCACCATCTTGAGCATAAGTGGGGATCAAGTGAAAATCGGGATTAATGCCCCTAAGAATATAGATATTCATCGAAAAGAGGTATATCTAGCTATTCAAAATGAAAATAATCAAGCACTCTCATCTCCATTAGATATTCTAAAGAAATTAAATGAATCTTGGAATGATAATAATTAG
- the fliW gene encoding flagellar assembly protein FliW has protein sequence MRLETRYHGEQEIDENEIILFEKGIPGFLEEKKFVLLPYSDDSVFFILQSALTAGLAFVIADPFIFFKEYDFTLEDQVVHSLELTAEENVAVYVILTVQDPFQKTTVNLQAPVVINIEKRLGKQVILTGTDYHTKHSIFKEAVK, from the coding sequence CTGAGGCTAGAAACCAGATACCATGGGGAACAGGAAATTGACGAAAATGAGATCATTCTATTTGAAAAAGGAATTCCAGGTTTTCTTGAGGAAAAGAAATTTGTTCTCCTTCCGTACAGTGATGATTCTGTTTTCTTTATTTTACAGTCAGCTTTAACAGCTGGACTTGCATTTGTAATTGCAGACCCATTCATATTTTTTAAAGAATATGATTTTACTCTTGAGGATCAAGTTGTCCATTCCCTCGAACTAACAGCAGAAGAGAATGTTGCAGTATACGTTATATTAACCGTACAAGACCCATTTCAAAAAACCACGGTAAACTTGCAGGCTCCTGTTGTCATTAATATAGAAAAGAGATTAGGTAAACAAGTTATATTAACAGGGACAGATTACCATACAAAGCATTCAATCTTTAAAGAAGCTGTCAAATAG
- a CDS encoding DUF6470 family protein, with protein sequence MQIPKIQIQSTRAQLGIRTHHAKVDIQQPKAEMNIQQPSADLNITSTPSKLTIDQTQAREDVDLKSIAKRIQEFAQQGKQDSLKGIARRATEGDQLMRVENKGNAIARIAKQNSIKEHQFNIAWIPSHDSVKINYTPKKVNIQVEAKKPIIEVQPNKPILNYSPGKVEYMMESYPRLQIDFVN encoded by the coding sequence ATGCAAATCCCAAAGATTCAAATACAATCTACTCGAGCTCAACTTGGTATACGAACACATCATGCCAAGGTTGATATTCAACAGCCTAAGGCCGAAATGAACATACAACAACCGTCAGCGGATTTAAACATTACTTCAACTCCAAGTAAACTAACCATTGATCAGACACAGGCTAGGGAGGATGTAGATCTTAAGAGCATTGCAAAAAGAATTCAAGAATTTGCTCAACAAGGGAAACAAGATTCACTAAAAGGTATCGCCAGAAGAGCTACTGAAGGTGATCAACTTATGAGGGTTGAGAACAAGGGAAATGCTATTGCTAGAATAGCTAAGCAAAATAGTATTAAAGAGCACCAATTTAATATTGCGTGGATACCTTCTCATGATAGCGTTAAAATTAATTATACTCCTAAAAAGGTTAACATTCAGGTAGAAGCTAAAAAACCAATTATTGAAGTACAGCCGAATAAGCCAATCCTTAATTATTCTCCAGGGAAGGTAGAATATATGATGGAAAGCTACCCAAGATTACAGATTGATTTTGTTAATTAA
- the flgL gene encoding flagellar hook-associated protein FlgL: protein MRITQGILTNSMLRNLNKSYNRLDVIQNQLATGKKITKPSDDPVVAMRGISYRGDLNNIEQYQRNIAEVNNFLDSTDVALDQATSAIQRIRELTVNASNGVYTPDERKSIAAEIKQLREQLIDVGNSKMAGKYIFNGTSTTTPPLDKNNPTNPGVNINPNSISIEVFDGVQIPVNANAKGLFGDNSATGGTNLFGDISALIDDLTGAVGAPGNAIDSYLSRLDANINNIISTRADVGARQNRVELMEERLSSQEVFSSRILSDNEDANIEKVITDLTTQESVHRAALGVGARIIQPSLLDFLR from the coding sequence ATGCGTATTACACAGGGTATTCTTACAAATAGTATGCTTCGAAATCTAAATAAAAGCTATAATAGACTTGATGTCATTCAAAACCAGCTAGCTACTGGTAAGAAAATCACCAAACCCTCTGATGATCCAGTTGTGGCAATGAGAGGAATTAGCTACCGTGGGGATTTAAACAATATTGAACAATACCAGCGTAATATTGCTGAAGTTAATAATTTCCTTGATAGTACAGATGTTGCGTTGGATCAGGCAACTAGTGCCATCCAAAGAATTAGAGAGTTAACTGTTAATGCTAGTAATGGGGTATATACACCTGATGAGCGAAAGAGTATTGCAGCGGAGATTAAGCAGCTTAGGGAACAATTAATTGATGTTGGAAACTCTAAGATGGCAGGTAAGTATATCTTTAATGGAACTTCTACCACAACACCACCGTTAGATAAGAATAACCCAACAAACCCTGGAGTAAATATTAACCCTAATAGTATATCAATTGAAGTGTTTGATGGAGTTCAAATACCAGTTAATGCTAATGCTAAAGGATTATTTGGCGATAATAGTGCAACTGGTGGTACAAACTTATTTGGAGATATTTCCGCTTTAATTGATGATTTAACAGGTGCAGTCGGTGCACCGGGAAATGCCATTGATAGTTATCTCTCGAGGTTAGATGCAAACATTAATAATATTATTTCAACTAGAGCAGATGTTGGAGCAAGACAAAATAGAGTGGAACTTATGGAAGAACGTTTAAGTTCTCAAGAGGTATTTTCAAGTCGTATACTTTCGGATAATGAAGATGCAAATATTGAAAAGGTTATTACTGATTTAACCACACAAGAAAGTGTTCATCGAGCAGCATTAGGTGTTGGGGCTCGTATAATTCAACCTTCTTTACTGGACTTCTTAAGATAA